A genomic region of Luteibacter aegosomatissinici contains the following coding sequences:
- a CDS encoding catalase family peroxidase, which translates to MFVGGLPPPGWNSAVCNGACTLPESATQRSIRAMGRHSNNQPPPNLLFRMGLIGVAVGATVIVFGYVGGWLDPSRVTPEKIVDEFQSAGGTHPGFRRNHSKGVCVSGHFDGNGALSAYSSASVFKAVQTPVVGRLALPGSNPLAPDSSIPMRSLALKFDLPGGEQWRTGMNSVHMFPVSTPDAFYALQVAGAADKTTGKPDPEKLKAFYAAHPETAPFLTWIHAAKPSASYVTETYESINAFYLRNDAGKRQAVRWKLVSETPTPGDGGAAAGDGDYLEADLVRQLAKGDPVDDSAGPRPDARPTVDAGTLAIDRKTPQASSNCRDINYDPTILYDPTILPRGIEASGDPLLAARSAAYAESYPRRTSEEGHFPRTTAPKASR; encoded by the coding sequence TTGTTCGTCGGCGGGCTTCCGCCCCCCGGTTGGAACAGCGCCGTGTGCAACGGCGCGTGCACTCTTCCAGAATCCGCAACCCAGAGGTCCATCCGCGCCATGGGCCGCCATTCAAACAACCAACCACCTCCGAATCTTTTGTTCCGCATGGGCCTCATCGGCGTGGCTGTTGGAGCCACCGTCATCGTCTTTGGCTACGTTGGCGGCTGGCTCGACCCCTCGCGGGTGACACCGGAGAAGATTGTCGATGAGTTCCAGTCGGCCGGTGGCACCCATCCGGGATTTCGACGCAACCACTCCAAGGGGGTTTGCGTTTCCGGTCACTTCGATGGAAATGGTGCGCTGTCTGCGTACTCGAGTGCCTCGGTATTCAAGGCGGTGCAAACACCGGTTGTCGGCCGCCTCGCCCTTCCGGGGAGCAACCCGCTGGCGCCCGACAGCAGCATTCCGATGCGCAGCCTTGCCCTGAAATTCGACCTGCCCGGTGGCGAGCAGTGGCGAACCGGCATGAATTCCGTGCACATGTTTCCCGTCTCCACGCCGGATGCGTTCTATGCGCTCCAGGTCGCGGGCGCGGCTGACAAGACAACCGGCAAGCCGGACCCGGAAAAGCTCAAGGCCTTTTACGCCGCCCATCCGGAAACCGCACCGTTCCTGACCTGGATTCATGCGGCCAAACCGTCTGCCAGTTATGTCACCGAAACGTATGAGAGCATCAATGCGTTTTACCTTCGCAACGACGCAGGAAAGCGCCAGGCCGTCCGCTGGAAGTTGGTGTCCGAGACACCCACGCCGGGCGACGGCGGTGCCGCTGCGGGGGACGGGGACTATCTTGAGGCGGACCTTGTCCGCCAACTGGCAAAGGGGGACCCCGTTGACGATTCGGCAGGGCCCCGGCCGGATGCCCGGCCGACTGTCGACGCCGGCACACTGGCGATCGACCGCAAAACACCCCAGGCGTCCAGCAACTGCCGCGACATCAATTACGACCCGACCATCCTGTACGACCCGACCATCCTGCCCCGGGGCATCGAGGCGTCAGGCGACCCACTCCTCGCCGCCCGCTCCGCTGCCTACGCAGAATCGTACCCGCGCCGGACGAGCGAGGAAGGGCACTTTCCAAGAACGACCGCACCGAAGGCGTCGCGTTAA
- a CDS encoding PD-(D/E)XK nuclease family protein: MDTDALNASMEQLMADSRLVELCELHRTGDSVFDVFDLTENQNSAMLAWMLDPKEGHGQGDEILRDLLTRASTIASSGDAGLDGRGATARFFSAWPASRVRTSSFASAFTTTELRVSDGERIDLCVVDTHNGFILVIENKVGAKHTDEQLERYRDEVSSALKANPRLRGLEQVYLALDYYHDGEAGATRPSMLYWLHLGYDWLETSARRAQTHVERGNASARLVATYCQQLTDWESPRTERVQTLAAAIHQTYPDAVARLLTFAGGGNDNNWLLGKEQNWTHRLFALQNKSVMTTLGQMRGIASVATEVRNAIPVLPRTSVYSRRNSFEVCPRGYEVTGPDLHWPVYIRVKYAGKDRRQFNLSLCLDRESATSPGHAERFRDALARVDDRFASRVGAARRRALVGRSVGHAEMLRQLIELEARIFSALNAA; the protein is encoded by the coding sequence ATGGATACCGATGCACTGAACGCGTCAATGGAACAACTCATGGCGGATTCCCGCCTCGTCGAGCTTTGTGAACTCCACCGGACCGGCGACAGTGTCTTTGATGTCTTCGACCTGACCGAGAACCAGAACTCGGCCATGCTCGCCTGGATGCTCGACCCCAAGGAAGGGCACGGACAGGGCGATGAAATCTTGCGTGACCTGCTGACGAGGGCATCGACGATTGCCAGCTCGGGTGATGCGGGCCTCGATGGACGTGGGGCGACAGCGCGCTTTTTCAGCGCGTGGCCCGCCTCTCGCGTCCGCACGTCGAGCTTTGCCTCGGCATTTACCACAACCGAGCTTCGCGTCAGCGACGGAGAGCGCATCGACCTTTGCGTGGTCGATACGCACAACGGATTCATCCTGGTCATCGAAAACAAGGTTGGCGCAAAGCACACCGACGAACAGCTCGAGCGGTACCGGGACGAGGTCAGCAGCGCGCTCAAGGCCAACCCGAGACTGCGGGGGCTCGAGCAGGTCTATCTGGCACTCGACTACTATCATGACGGGGAGGCCGGGGCGACGCGTCCCTCCATGCTCTACTGGCTGCACCTGGGTTATGACTGGCTCGAGACGTCTGCAAGACGGGCGCAGACGCATGTTGAGCGCGGCAACGCTTCGGCCCGCCTTGTCGCCACCTACTGCCAGCAGCTGACCGATTGGGAGAGTCCCAGAACCGAGCGTGTCCAGACACTGGCCGCTGCCATCCACCAGACCTACCCGGATGCCGTGGCCAGGTTGCTGACCTTTGCGGGCGGCGGGAATGACAACAACTGGCTCTTGGGCAAGGAGCAGAACTGGACCCATCGTCTCTTCGCGCTGCAAAACAAGAGCGTCATGACCACCCTTGGCCAGATGCGCGGCATTGCGTCGGTAGCAACGGAGGTGCGCAATGCCATCCCGGTTCTGCCAAGGACGAGCGTTTACTCGCGCAGGAACTCTTTTGAGGTGTGCCCAAGGGGGTATGAGGTTACGGGCCCGGACCTCCACTGGCCGGTCTACATTCGCGTCAAATACGCCGGAAAAGACAGGCGACAGTTCAATCTCTCCCTTTGTCTCGACCGTGAGTCGGCAACGTCCCCGGGCCATGCCGAACGCTTCCGCGACGCCCTCGCGAGGGTCGATGACCGGTTTGCTTCCCGCGTCGGTGCGGCACGCCGGCGGGCCCTGGTCGGACGGAGCGTTGGTCATGCCGAGATGCTCAGGCAGCTCATTGAGCTCGAGGCCCGGATCTTCTCGGCACTTAACGCCGCCTGA
- a CDS encoding alpha/beta fold hydrolase, with the protein MSRLFLGAAMLAATVLPPTSHAATRPTIVLVHGAFADSSSWNGVIGQLQKDGYTVVAAANPLRSVKGDAASVARVVGSIKGDVVLVGHSYGGSVITQAAEGQANVRALVYVAAFAPAVGESGMALSRKYPGSTLGPTLAPPVALASGGHDLFIEQAKFPAQFAADLPPKTAALMAAGQRPVTDTALNDAPTSAAWTHIPSWHIYGDADKCIPPAAMAFMAERAASKKTVVIKGASHVVMVSHPLEVAHVIEEAAAAK; encoded by the coding sequence ATGTCCCGTCTGTTTCTCGGCGCCGCAATGCTTGCGGCAACCGTCCTTCCCCCGACCAGCCACGCTGCCACACGGCCAACCATCGTGCTCGTCCATGGGGCCTTCGCCGACTCGTCGAGCTGGAATGGCGTCATCGGCCAACTCCAGAAGGACGGCTACACCGTCGTCGCCGCTGCAAACCCGTTGCGCTCGGTCAAGGGTGATGCGGCGTCAGTCGCTCGCGTCGTCGGGAGCATCAAGGGCGACGTTGTCCTCGTCGGCCACTCCTATGGCGGCTCGGTCATCACGCAGGCCGCCGAAGGCCAGGCGAATGTGCGTGCGCTCGTCTACGTCGCCGCTTTTGCCCCTGCAGTCGGCGAGTCGGGCATGGCACTGTCCAGGAAATATCCAGGGAGCACCCTGGGGCCGACCCTCGCCCCGCCGGTAGCGCTCGCCTCGGGCGGACATGACCTTTTCATCGAACAGGCAAAGTTTCCGGCGCAGTTTGCCGCCGACCTGCCACCAAAGACTGCAGCACTGATGGCTGCCGGCCAGCGCCCGGTCACAGACACCGCGCTCAACGACGCACCGACGTCCGCTGCCTGGACGCACATCCCTTCCTGGCACATTTATGGTGACGCTGACAAATGCATCCCGCCTGCGGCCATGGCCTTCATGGCCGAGCGCGCAGCGTCCAAGAAGACCGTGGTCATCAAGGGCGCGTCCCATGTCGTCATGGTGTCCCACCCGCTCGAGGTCGCACACGTCATTGAAGAGGCTGCAGCCGCAAAGTGA
- a CDS encoding FAD-dependent oxidoreductase: protein MDRSDAHICPAQSGINGQVRLDPHDTTLQYLKVMHLVPSFGYAAGGPTEDIAMTAHGTGSGGMDGRDADAFPRLDDDMLQRLARYGVEEDVAEGTVLYERGQRAPDFFVVVKGSIEAFEHDAGGVLRTVTVHREGQISGELDTLTDREIKVSGRAGPGARVIRLRRDQFRSMVSFEPDIGEVVMRAYMLRRARILKTSVGGLIIIGPAHGGDTQRIRRFLERNNYPFALVDTETDEAGLAELESFNLSAADLPVVMTVRREVLKNPGAAELADTLGLTERIEPGHVFDVTVVGAGPAGLAAAVYAASEGLDTLVIESLAPGGQAGTSSKIENYLGFPAGVSGHELAGRAQAQAQKFGARLSVSRAAVSLDCSGRPLVMALDDGQFVMTRSIVIATGARYRKLVLNDYARFEGQGIHYAATHMEAQLSAGSEVVVVGGGNSAGQAAVFLAASASHVHILVRGEGLAETMSDYLVRRIEQSSRITLHARSSITALNGGTYLEEVIWHNSASGVDRNLRVSGLFVMIGAEPNTDWLGGCLPLDAGGFVLTGIDAGVAPDAGGTFATAKPGIFAIGDVRSGSIKRVAAGVGEGSAVIASVHQYLAPPLTEENA, encoded by the coding sequence TTGGACAGGAGTGACGCGCACATCTGTCCGGCGCAAAGCGGCATCAATGGCCAGGTGCGCCTTGACCCGCACGACACAACACTTCAATATCTGAAGGTAATGCATCTGGTGCCGTCGTTCGGGTATGCAGCAGGTGGCCCGACGGAGGATATTGCAATGACAGCTCACGGAACTGGTTCGGGCGGGATGGACGGGCGCGATGCGGACGCCTTTCCCCGCCTCGACGACGACATGCTCCAGCGACTCGCGCGATATGGCGTGGAGGAAGACGTGGCCGAGGGCACAGTGCTCTATGAGCGCGGGCAGCGGGCGCCTGATTTCTTCGTCGTCGTCAAAGGCAGCATCGAGGCGTTCGAGCACGATGCCGGGGGTGTGTTGCGGACGGTGACGGTGCATCGGGAGGGCCAAATCAGTGGCGAACTCGATACCCTGACCGACCGTGAAATCAAGGTCTCCGGACGGGCGGGCCCGGGCGCGCGCGTCATCCGGCTTCGCCGTGACCAGTTCCGGTCGATGGTGTCGTTCGAGCCGGACATCGGCGAGGTGGTGATGCGGGCCTACATGCTCCGCCGCGCCCGCATCCTGAAGACCAGTGTCGGGGGCCTCATCATCATCGGTCCTGCGCATGGGGGCGACACCCAGCGCATTCGCCGCTTCCTCGAGCGCAACAACTACCCCTTCGCCCTTGTCGATACCGAGACCGATGAGGCGGGTCTGGCGGAGCTCGAAAGCTTCAATCTGTCCGCCGCCGACCTTCCAGTCGTCATGACGGTCCGCCGCGAGGTGCTCAAGAACCCGGGTGCCGCAGAACTTGCCGACACCCTCGGCCTGACGGAACGCATCGAGCCCGGGCACGTGTTCGATGTGACGGTGGTCGGTGCCGGGCCGGCGGGCCTTGCGGCGGCGGTCTATGCCGCATCCGAAGGCCTTGACACCCTGGTCATCGAAAGCCTCGCGCCCGGCGGCCAGGCGGGCACATCGTCCAAAATTGAAAACTACCTCGGTTTTCCGGCCGGCGTCTCGGGCCACGAGCTTGCCGGACGTGCCCAGGCCCAGGCCCAGAAGTTCGGTGCACGCCTCTCCGTTTCCCGTGCCGCCGTTTCCCTCGACTGCAGCGGGCGACCCCTTGTCATGGCGCTCGACGACGGGCAGTTCGTGATGACGCGAAGCATCGTCATCGCCACGGGCGCCCGCTACCGGAAGCTTGTCCTCAACGACTATGCGCGGTTCGAGGGGCAGGGCATCCATTACGCGGCAACGCACATGGAAGCACAGCTTTCTGCGGGTAGCGAAGTCGTGGTTGTCGGTGGCGGCAACTCGGCAGGGCAGGCGGCCGTGTTTCTTGCCGCCAGTGCCTCGCACGTCCACATCCTCGTACGGGGAGAGGGTCTGGCCGAGACCATGTCCGACTATCTCGTCCGGCGCATCGAGCAGTCTTCCCGCATCACGCTCCATGCGCGGTCTTCGATCACGGCGCTCAACGGCGGCACCTACCTCGAAGAAGTCATCTGGCACAACAGCGCCTCGGGGGTTGACCGCAACCTGCGGGTGTCCGGGCTCTTTGTCATGATTGGCGCCGAACCCAACACCGACTGGCTCGGAGGCTGCCTTCCGCTTGACGCAGGTGGGTTTGTCCTGACAGGAATCGATGCCGGCGTTGCCCCGGACGCTGGCGGGACGTTTGCAACAGCGAAGCCGGGCATCTTTGCCATTGGCGATGTCCGCTCGGGCTCCATCAAGCGAGTCGCCGCCGGAGTCGGGGAAGGCTCGGCGGTCATCGCAAGCGTCCATCAGTATCTCGCCCCTCCTCTCACAGAAGAAAACGCGTGA
- a CDS encoding ketopantoate reductase family protein yields MKILVLGAGGIGGYYGARLIEAGADVTFLVRPAREAQLSSGLRVESGVGNFSRPVRTLTRVPDGAHFDLVLLTCKSYDLAGAIDAVAPAVEAGAVVLPFLNGLGAYDALDARFGKDKVLGGVAYVATTLTDDGTVRHLADADTMIVGERTADAAPVVRAFFDLAHRTPGVRRLSPDIEQALWDKWVLLASGAAVCCLLRGTLREILHTDAGEKIMRQAIAESAAVAAAFGHALNAETRAFTDGYLIATESNWAASMMRDIAQGRPRLEADAIVGDMLARSVAKGLPAPVLETAFAHLQVYMRRHAG; encoded by the coding sequence ATGAAAATCCTTGTTCTCGGTGCCGGTGGCATCGGTGGCTATTACGGCGCACGCCTCATTGAAGCGGGTGCGGACGTCACCTTCCTTGTGCGTCCTGCGCGCGAGGCGCAGCTTTCCTCCGGCCTGCGGGTCGAAAGCGGTGTCGGCAACTTCAGCCGGCCGGTCAGGACCCTGACCCGGGTGCCGGACGGGGCCCACTTTGACCTTGTGCTGCTGACCTGCAAGAGCTATGACCTTGCCGGCGCGATTGACGCCGTCGCCCCTGCGGTTGAAGCAGGTGCCGTCGTCTTGCCGTTCCTCAACGGCCTTGGCGCCTACGATGCACTCGACGCCCGCTTTGGGAAGGACAAAGTGCTCGGCGGGGTGGCCTACGTTGCAACCACGCTGACCGACGATGGAACCGTCCGCCACCTTGCCGACGCCGACACGATGATTGTGGGCGAGCGCACCGCCGACGCCGCACCGGTTGTCCGTGCGTTTTTTGACCTTGCACACCGGACGCCGGGCGTTCGGCGCCTGTCGCCCGACATCGAACAAGCCCTCTGGGACAAATGGGTGCTCCTTGCCTCTGGCGCGGCGGTGTGCTGCCTGCTTCGCGGGACGCTGCGGGAAATCCTGCACACCGATGCGGGCGAGAAAATCATGCGGCAGGCCATCGCCGAATCGGCGGCCGTTGCTGCTGCTTTCGGGCACGCCCTCAACGCCGAGACCAGAGCCTTTACGGACGGGTACCTCATTGCGACGGAATCGAACTGGGCCGCGTCGATGATGCGGGACATCGCGCAGGGCCGACCGCGCCTCGAGGCCGATGCCATCGTCGGCGACATGCTCGCCCGTTCGGTGGCCAAGGGCCTGCCTGCACCGGTTCTCGAGACCGCCTTTGCCCATCTCCAGGTGTACATGCGGCGCCACGCGGGCTGA
- a CDS encoding sensor domain-containing protein — translation MTQERHKLLTRLIDRSIKTSGALVLLLASAALASTLGLLTAQTRLSDAFRALMAADAISGQVSAMRLSMAAWVLRGDDAARSDWMRLAHQASGELANLQGRAAADPQGTRLIRAVAVRLSERVETAAPLLTERPGGANAQVVEMMGRAYQTQNSELGVALDELRTFQTQRVETLQRREHVVLLMAGSALFALVAWAAFGLRRSQRTAKAMVRSLRDAFAALERGRAELSAITDAAPLAMVHTDADGRPLWLNAHAVEWLSTREPGDVPSLFENRLHPQDRDRVRSAWDALVSGGERFDQTFRLLGGAVTPVWAESHAVPVRVNGVTTGFIAVLQDITATRALQDELGRSRTRLQRMADSVPAMLAHLDGTQTYQFVNATYAHWFGRGAPQVGTTIREFLGDTAYERLRPSIEGVLCGRSVRLEMAQDNLHGLAFVGDVTYTPEFDEEGRVCGFYVLVTDVTERKRLEDRLYSAKEMAQVTLDSLGDAVVTTDARGIVTFLNRRAQVLLAPTARRALGLHVDQVVQLIDSMGRMGHSSLSRAIEEERHVDMLAARKLPLADGSDVEIEDVASPIRTRDGTVAGGVLVLRDVSAAQAMANRMRELAESDVLTGLPNRLVFDQRLADALHHLATDEPMAVLYMDLDGFKRVNDIHGHGAGDELLRQLAMRLSAAAGPDDTVCRLGGDEFVALLAPPTTEADALARAHAFISVSGQPYEWNGLLLEVTLSVGIALVPDEGLDGLVLMRKADAALYAAKQSGRNRAVLFPRPLR, via the coding sequence ATGACCCAGGAACGCCACAAGCTCCTTACCCGCCTCATTGACCGGAGCATCAAGACCAGCGGCGCTCTCGTCTTGCTCCTCGCCTCAGCCGCACTCGCCTCGACCCTCGGCCTGCTCACCGCCCAGACCCGGCTTTCCGACGCGTTCCGTGCATTGATGGCCGCCGATGCGATTTCCGGCCAGGTCTCGGCCATGCGCCTGTCGATGGCCGCATGGGTCCTTCGCGGGGACGATGCGGCACGGTCGGACTGGATGCGTCTTGCACACCAGGCGAGCGGCGAACTGGCCAATTTGCAGGGGCGCGCGGCCGCCGACCCGCAAGGCACCCGCCTCATTCGTGCAGTGGCCGTGCGATTGTCAGAGCGGGTCGAGACGGCAGCACCGCTGCTTACCGAGCGTCCTGGCGGTGCCAATGCCCAGGTTGTGGAAATGATGGGGCGCGCCTACCAGACGCAAAACAGTGAACTTGGCGTTGCCCTCGACGAGCTGAGGACCTTCCAGACGCAACGGGTCGAAACCCTCCAGCGTCGCGAACACGTTGTCTTGCTGATGGCGGGCAGTGCCCTGTTTGCACTCGTTGCGTGGGCGGCGTTCGGACTGCGGCGCTCGCAACGCACCGCAAAGGCGATGGTCAGAAGCCTGAGGGACGCGTTTGCGGCTCTCGAGCGAGGGCGGGCGGAGCTGTCTGCCATCACCGACGCGGCTCCCCTGGCGATGGTCCACACCGACGCCGACGGGCGGCCGCTGTGGCTCAATGCGCATGCGGTCGAGTGGCTGTCGACCCGCGAGCCTGGAGATGTGCCGTCCCTGTTCGAGAACAGACTCCACCCCCAGGACCGTGACCGGGTCAGGTCGGCGTGGGATGCACTGGTTTCTGGCGGCGAGCGGTTCGACCAGACCTTCCGCCTTCTGGGTGGGGCGGTGACACCCGTGTGGGCCGAGTCGCATGCGGTGCCGGTGCGGGTCAACGGCGTGACCACCGGATTTATCGCCGTCTTGCAGGACATCACCGCGACGCGTGCGCTCCAGGACGAGCTCGGGCGCTCCCGCACCCGGCTGCAACGCATGGCCGACTCGGTTCCCGCCATGCTCGCCCATCTCGATGGAACACAGACCTACCAGTTCGTCAATGCTACCTACGCGCACTGGTTTGGCCGGGGCGCGCCACAGGTGGGAACGACAATCCGGGAATTTCTCGGTGACACCGCCTATGAGCGGCTTCGGCCTTCCATTGAGGGCGTCCTTTGCGGACGTTCCGTTCGCCTCGAGATGGCACAGGACAACCTCCACGGCCTTGCCTTCGTTGGCGATGTGACCTACACCCCCGAGTTCGACGAGGAAGGCCGTGTGTGCGGCTTTTACGTTCTCGTTACCGACGTGACGGAGCGAAAGAGGCTCGAGGACCGCCTTTACTCGGCCAAGGAGATGGCCCAGGTCACCCTCGACTCCCTCGGCGACGCGGTCGTTACCACTGACGCGCGCGGCATCGTCACCTTCCTCAACCGCCGCGCACAGGTGCTGCTGGCACCCACCGCGCGCCGTGCCCTCGGCCTGCATGTCGACCAGGTCGTGCAGCTCATCGACAGCATGGGGCGCATGGGCCACAGCAGCCTGTCCCGCGCGATTGAAGAGGAGCGTCACGTCGACATGCTGGCTGCCAGGAAACTGCCCCTTGCGGACGGCAGCGACGTGGAAATCGAGGATGTGGCGTCACCCATCCGCACCCGCGACGGGACGGTCGCCGGTGGCGTCCTTGTGCTGCGCGACGTCTCCGCCGCGCAGGCGATGGCCAACCGCATGCGGGAACTTGCTGAGTCCGATGTGCTGACGGGCCTGCCCAACCGCCTCGTGTTTGACCAGCGGCTGGCCGACGCTCTCCACCATCTGGCCACGGACGAACCGATGGCTGTGCTGTACATGGACCTCGATGGCTTCAAGCGCGTCAACGACATCCACGGCCATGGTGCAGGCGATGAATTGCTGCGCCAGCTCGCCATGCGCCTGTCTGCAGCCGCCGGTCCGGACGATACGGTCTGCCGCCTTGGCGGCGACGAATTCGTTGCGTTGCTCGCGCCGCCGACCACCGAAGCGGATGCGCTGGCCAGGGCGCACGCCTTCATCAGTGTGTCCGGGCAACCCTACGAGTGGAACGGCTTGTTGCTCGAGGTGACCTTGAGCGTCGGCATCGCCCTTGTCCCCGATGAAGGCCTCGACGGACTTGTACTGATGCGCAAGGCAGACGCCGCGCTGTATGCCGCCAAACAGAGCGGACGAAACCGGGCGGTGCTGTTTCCGCGCCCTCTCCGCTGA
- a CDS encoding carboxy terminal-processing peptidase, with protein MTTTRLSILPLALAGFVLLALPGLGSATGLPQRPQAFALTADDHQATAAKVAMLFMTRVHYRPHPLDDTFSAVVFDKLVEDLDPQRAMFTKGDIARFEPLRPTLGKGIEDGNLSAAMAPVNVYLSRIVEQARFSQSLLDGGFDFSAHESITVDRKAAPWPEDSDELRALWRLHVKDDWLRLKLAGKDDVAIRATLARRYRNLESRVQKTTAEDAFQLFMTAYAESTDPHTDYFAPRAASEFNTAMSLSLDGIGAYLRAHDEYVEVTELVAGSPAATSGKVHVGDRLTGVGQGAGGTLTDVIGWRTDDVVTLVRGRAGTNVRLELLPDEHKGDVAPHIVTLTRRRVTIEDQAARQGIIDVGVPGHPQKIGVITVPSFYEDFDARRAGDANYRSVTRDVSAMLVALKGAKVDGIVIDLRNNGGGSLGEAAGMVGLFTGPGPVVQVRSANGDVDLQGTPGTPAVWHGPVTVMVNHASASASEIFAAALQDRGRAVIVGERTFGKGTVQNLVDLGDALGRSKDEKLGELKMTIAQFYRINGRSTQLEGVTPDIAFPETPGEQDLGESMYKNALPASRIAPVAYSRDVTDAARIALLVRTHESRITTTPAWQLQLEESAAFTAMAKRPTVSLNLAERKATRDADLGRYAAFAARQKALDRAAGVTGREDAPVADDGLDPTERDAAADKRPDAAKSPADAYLQEAAHISEDSASLLMTVAGEAG; from the coding sequence ATGACCACGACCCGCTTGTCCATTCTCCCACTGGCACTTGCCGGGTTCGTGCTCCTCGCGTTGCCCGGATTGGGGTCGGCAACTGGGCTCCCGCAGCGTCCTCAGGCGTTTGCGTTGACGGCGGACGACCATCAGGCGACGGCGGCGAAGGTCGCGATGCTATTCATGACGCGCGTCCACTATCGACCGCATCCGCTCGACGATACATTTTCGGCTGTCGTCTTCGACAAGCTCGTTGAAGACCTCGACCCGCAGCGGGCGATGTTTACGAAAGGAGACATCGCCCGTTTCGAACCACTCCGGCCCACCTTGGGAAAGGGCATCGAAGACGGGAATCTCTCGGCGGCCATGGCCCCGGTCAACGTCTATCTCAGCCGCATTGTCGAGCAGGCGCGCTTTAGCCAGTCGTTGCTCGACGGCGGCTTTGACTTTTCAGCGCACGAATCCATCACCGTTGACCGCAAGGCCGCACCCTGGCCGGAGGATTCCGACGAACTGCGCGCGCTCTGGCGCCTCCACGTCAAGGATGACTGGCTGCGTCTGAAGTTGGCCGGCAAGGACGATGTGGCCATCCGGGCGACCCTCGCGCGCCGCTACAGGAACCTTGAGTCTCGGGTGCAAAAGACCACTGCTGAGGATGCGTTCCAGCTCTTTATGACGGCGTATGCGGAGTCGACCGACCCCCACACCGATTACTTCGCGCCTAGGGCAGCCAGCGAGTTCAATACAGCCATGTCCCTTTCGCTCGATGGCATCGGTGCCTACCTGCGCGCGCACGACGAGTACGTCGAGGTGACCGAACTGGTTGCAGGTAGTCCTGCGGCAACGTCGGGCAAGGTCCATGTCGGTGACCGCCTGACGGGCGTGGGGCAGGGTGCCGGCGGGACGTTGACCGACGTCATCGGCTGGCGGACGGACGATGTGGTCACACTGGTTCGCGGCAGGGCGGGAACCAATGTGCGGCTCGAATTGTTGCCGGACGAGCATAAGGGGGACGTTGCCCCACACATTGTCACTCTCACACGCCGACGCGTGACAATCGAGGACCAGGCCGCCCGGCAAGGCATCATCGACGTCGGTGTTCCTGGTCATCCGCAGAAAATCGGCGTCATTACGGTCCCGTCGTTTTATGAGGACTTCGACGCCAGGCGTGCAGGCGACGCAAACTACCGCAGCGTGACCCGTGACGTGTCGGCAATGCTTGTTGCACTCAAGGGCGCAAAGGTCGACGGCATCGTCATCGACCTTCGAAACAACGGAGGTGGGTCGCTCGGCGAGGCCGCAGGCATGGTCGGCCTTTTCACCGGCCCCGGCCCCGTGGTGCAGGTGCGAAGCGCCAACGGCGACGTTGACCTTCAGGGTACTCCGGGAACCCCGGCGGTGTGGCACGGACCCGTCACGGTCATGGTCAACCATGCTTCGGCGTCAGCGTCCGAAATCTTTGCGGCCGCGCTCCAGGACCGGGGGCGCGCGGTTATCGTCGGCGAGCGCACGTTTGGCAAGGGAACGGTCCAGAATCTCGTTGACCTCGGCGATGCGCTGGGCCGCTCCAAAGACGAGAAGCTCGGCGAACTCAAGATGACCATCGCCCAGTTCTACCGAATCAACGGCCGGAGCACGCAGCTCGAGGGGGTGACACCGGACATTGCGTTCCCGGAGACGCCAGGCGAGCAGGACCTCGGTGAGTCGATGTACAAAAACGCGTTGCCCGCGTCACGCATTGCGCCGGTAGCCTATTCGCGCGACGTCACCGACGCCGCCCGCATTGCCCTCCTTGTGAGAACCCATGAGTCCCGTATAACCACCACACCCGCCTGGCAACTCCAGCTCGAAGAGTCAGCAGCATTCACCGCGATGGCAAAACGCCCGACAGTCTCATTGAACCTTGCCGAGCGTAAGGCCACCCGCGATGCGGACCTCGGTCGGTACGCGGCCTTTGCCGCCCGGCAAAAGGCACTCGACAGGGCTGCGGGCGTCACCGGGCGCGAAGACGCACCTGTGGCGGATGACGGACTCGATCCCACGGAGCGGGATGCAGCAGCTGACAAACGCCCGGACGCCGCGAAAAGCCCCGCCGATGCCTATCTGCAGGAAGCTGCCCACATCAGTGAGGACAGCGCCTCGTTGCTGATGACGGTCGCAGGCGAGGCGGGCTGA